In Microvenator marinus, one genomic interval encodes:
- a CDS encoding Eco57I restriction-modification methylase domain-containing protein translates to MGNALLNIESHDTGSLIQLGDWISLAQHLGLRTKPLRLVNFALGQWGLDMLEHLRVDLLHSDGSFRVLLVTGQCDNGLARSAMTTLHRRNPNDVTLWFWADTERLSVAMVSERENEKTFVRRMSLMRSRPDPVGIKQLEALFPRDWVAPDQADQGLAIRRYLESVLDQETLTREFFQAFRRALELLQSTMHHGPEDLRQAHDVALLTLLRVLFLYFLQARGALRSDPHFLIRAWRQRSRDTSFYRSVIQPLFFSALNTPEDERDPNNALLQGIPFLNGGLFDPSPVELAHSRIDWPDRTFELLLEEVFERYQFALSEGAEDDEDRVIDPEMLGKVFEGLMFQDARHRSGAYYTPRHVVREMVAEVFAAHLKDRAGLSESRVHEILSGATLSLDERDLIRDALEDLTILDPAVGTGAFLLECLRVLAGLWAQVEGSKPDHTRLREIIHRHLHGVDINPTATRLCELRLWIALLGATPKSETGAMPPLPNLGHRIVCGQSLIDPEEIGMYRANLSRLFGHNWRYSENSEKLKTLQDRYLTCHGSKKFELRRELESYHREVFTDLLAHRVSQLEEEIEGLNKLKNSRDLFGDPQGLSPATEQHLFALVNEAERLRAWSREVHAQNTGSPTFSYALNFPHVAQNGGFDIIVTNPPWVRAQAIRTEELEHYKRRFEVTRPATWSEADRRGISSSFGSQVDLAAIFLERSLELMKPGGRLAALIPAKIFRSLNGCATRRVLSRYHIERIVDYSDSPDELFDATTYPGIVQIADVAATGTRVSVVGPDGTQDWRQDLAMNGEPWLLVQPGVESIFNKMMDVGPGFLEPCRGIFTGANSVFIRPEEDFLLMLGDEAKPYLRRVLSGRDPRGESSLRILWCYDEHGEVLKEIPPEIEGYFEANRTTLEERSDYDPRLPLWQVFRVRPDTCAPKIVWRDIAPELEAIEVPARAVPLNTVYYLPTQSEEEATELQRFLNSLPVKAFARAVAERARGGYRRHFAWVVKLIPVPKDGYGLNALEMQRLKAWFEREVAPWR, encoded by the coding sequence ATGGGCAACGCCCTTCTAAATATTGAATCGCACGATACCGGCTCTCTCATTCAACTTGGCGACTGGATTAGCCTCGCGCAGCATCTTGGGCTTCGCACAAAGCCCCTGCGGCTCGTGAATTTCGCGCTCGGCCAGTGGGGGCTCGACATGTTGGAACACCTGCGTGTGGACCTACTCCATTCGGATGGGTCGTTCCGAGTTCTTCTGGTCACAGGCCAATGCGACAACGGGCTCGCCCGCTCGGCAATGACCACCTTGCATCGGCGAAATCCGAACGACGTCACGCTCTGGTTCTGGGCAGATACCGAGCGGCTCAGCGTGGCCATGGTCTCTGAGCGAGAAAATGAAAAGACCTTTGTTCGCCGCATGTCTTTGATGCGCAGCCGTCCGGACCCGGTGGGCATCAAACAGCTCGAGGCCCTCTTTCCGCGCGATTGGGTCGCACCGGACCAGGCCGACCAAGGGCTCGCAATCAGGCGCTACCTGGAGAGCGTGCTCGATCAGGAGACGCTCACGCGGGAGTTTTTTCAGGCGTTTCGCCGGGCGCTCGAGCTCCTTCAAAGCACCATGCACCACGGGCCCGAGGACTTGAGGCAAGCACACGACGTGGCGCTTTTAACGTTGCTCCGCGTGCTCTTTCTCTACTTTTTACAGGCGCGCGGGGCGTTGCGCTCAGACCCGCATTTTCTGATTCGTGCGTGGCGCCAACGCTCCCGCGACACGTCGTTCTACCGAAGCGTGATTCAGCCGCTATTTTTCAGCGCATTGAACACCCCCGAAGATGAGCGCGACCCCAACAACGCTTTGCTTCAAGGGATTCCGTTTCTAAACGGTGGACTCTTTGACCCAAGCCCGGTGGAGCTTGCGCATTCGCGGATCGACTGGCCCGACCGAACCTTCGAGCTCCTGCTCGAAGAGGTTTTTGAACGCTATCAGTTTGCGCTGAGCGAAGGCGCCGAGGATGACGAAGATCGAGTCATCGACCCCGAAATGCTCGGCAAAGTCTTTGAAGGCCTGATGTTCCAGGACGCAAGGCACCGCTCAGGCGCCTACTACACACCGCGTCACGTGGTGCGTGAAATGGTGGCAGAGGTCTTTGCGGCGCACCTCAAGGACCGCGCCGGGCTTAGTGAATCCAGGGTTCACGAGATCCTGAGCGGCGCCACGCTAAGCCTCGATGAGCGCGACCTGATTCGTGACGCCCTCGAAGACCTCACGATCTTGGACCCGGCCGTCGGTACAGGCGCGTTTCTTCTCGAGTGTCTGCGCGTGCTCGCCGGCCTCTGGGCTCAGGTTGAGGGGAGCAAGCCTGACCACACGAGGCTTCGTGAGATTATCCATCGCCATCTTCACGGCGTGGATATCAACCCCACTGCCACAAGGCTTTGCGAGCTTCGGCTCTGGATTGCTCTGCTCGGTGCCACGCCCAAATCCGAGACCGGAGCCATGCCGCCGCTCCCAAATCTTGGGCACCGAATCGTCTGCGGTCAGTCGCTCATCGACCCTGAGGAGATCGGTATGTATCGTGCCAACCTCTCGCGGCTTTTTGGACATAATTGGCGATATTCAGAAAACTCAGAAAAGCTCAAGACCCTGCAAGACCGGTATCTGACGTGCCACGGCTCCAAGAAGTTTGAGCTCCGACGAGAGCTCGAAAGCTACCATCGCGAGGTCTTTACGGACCTCTTAGCCCACCGAGTCTCCCAGCTCGAAGAAGAAATCGAGGGCCTCAATAAACTCAAGAACTCGCGCGATCTCTTCGGCGACCCGCAGGGATTGAGCCCCGCGACCGAACAACACCTCTTTGCGCTGGTGAATGAAGCCGAGCGCCTCCGGGCCTGGTCTCGCGAGGTTCACGCGCAGAACACTGGTTCGCCCACATTTAGCTACGCCCTGAACTTCCCGCATGTGGCCCAGAATGGCGGCTTCGACATCATCGTGACAAATCCTCCATGGGTTCGTGCTCAGGCGATTCGGACTGAGGAGCTCGAACACTACAAACGCCGGTTCGAAGTCACACGTCCTGCCACGTGGTCCGAGGCCGATAGGCGCGGCATTTCGTCGAGTTTTGGCTCGCAGGTGGACCTGGCCGCAATCTTTCTGGAACGCTCGCTCGAGCTCATGAAACCCGGCGGACGGCTTGCCGCACTCATCCCTGCAAAGATCTTCAGGTCTCTCAACGGATGCGCCACTCGCCGCGTGCTTTCGCGCTATCATATCGAGCGAATCGTCGATTACTCGGACTCACCCGACGAGCTCTTTGACGCCACAACCTATCCGGGGATCGTGCAGATTGCGGACGTCGCAGCCACAGGCACCCGGGTGAGCGTTGTGGGCCCCGACGGCACCCAAGATTGGAGGCAGGACCTTGCGATGAACGGCGAGCCGTGGCTCTTGGTACAGCCCGGCGTGGAGTCCATCTTCAACAAGATGATGGACGTGGGTCCCGGATTTCTGGAGCCCTGCCGCGGCATTTTCACCGGCGCAAACTCGGTCTTTATCCGCCCCGAAGAAGACTTTCTGCTCATGCTCGGCGACGAGGCAAAACCCTATCTTCGCCGCGTTCTGAGTGGCCGAGACCCTCGTGGCGAATCCTCACTCAGGATTCTTTGGTGCTACGATGAACACGGGGAGGTCTTGAAGGAGATTCCGCCAGAGATCGAAGGCTATTTCGAGGCAAATCGCACCACGCTCGAGGAGCGGTCGGACTACGATCCACGTCTGCCTCTCTGGCAAGTCTTCCGAGTACGACCGGATACGTGTGCGCCGAAAATCGTCTGGAGGGATATCGCGCCCGAACTCGAAGCCATCGAGGTTCCGGCACGCGCGGTACCGCTCAACACGGTCTACTACTTGCCGACCCAGTCTGAAGAAGAAGCGACCGAGCTGCAAAGATTCTTGAACTCACTTCCGGTCAAGGCCTTCGCTCGCGCCGTGGCGGAGCGGGCGCGCGGCGGCTACCGAAGGCATTTCGCGTGGGTGGTCAAACTCATTCCGGTCCCCAAAGACGGCTATGGTCTCAACGCGCTTGAGATGCAACGTCTCAAGGCCTGGTTTGAAAGGGAGGTGGCACCATGGAGATGA